A section of the Oryza sativa Japonica Group chromosome 1, ASM3414082v1 genome encodes:
- the LOC4327382 gene encoding uncharacterized protein isoform X2 has protein sequence MGKFRKLGRHAAHRVSMLRTMVSQLVKHERIETTVAKAKEVRRKADQMVQLGKEGTLDAARRASAFVRGDDVVHKLFTELAYRYKNRAGGYTRLLRTRIRVGDAAPMAYIEFVDRENELREAKPATPQPPQRSPLDPWAKSRASQQWAGPKISEGSRKEGL, from the exons ATGGGGAAGTTCCGCAAGCTCGGCCGCCACGCCGCCCACCGAGTATCCATGCTCAG GACGATGGTGTCGCAGCTCGTGAAGCACGAGCGAATCGAGACCACCGTCGCCAAG GCGAAGGAGGTGCGGCGCAAGGCGGATCAGATGGTGCAGCTCGGGAAAGAG GGCACATTGGATGCAGCAAGACGTGCTTCTGCTTTTGTTCGGGGAGATGATGTTGTTCATAAGCTATTTACAGAGCTAGCCTACCGTTACAA GAACCGAGCTGGTGGGTACACCAGACTATTGCGAACTAGGATACGAGTTGGTGATGCTGCACCGATGGCATACATTGA GTTCGTTGATAGGGAAAATGAACTTCGAGAAGCCAAACCTGCAACACCACAGCCACCTCAACGGTCTCCTCTTGATCCCTGGGCCAAGTCTCGTGCTAGCCAACAGTGGGCGGGACCTAAAATCAGCGAGGGCTCTAGAAAAGAAGGCttatga
- the LOC4327386 gene encoding ubiquitin-conjugating enzyme E2 7: MAATISQASLLLQKQLKDLAKHPVDGFSAGLVDDSNVFEWQVTIIGPPDTLYDGGYFNAIMSFPQNYPNSPPTVRFTSEMWHPNVYPDGRVCISILHPPGDDPNGYELASERWTPVHTVESIVLSIISMLSGPNDESPANIEAAKEWREKRDDFKKKVRRLVRKSQEML; encoded by the exons ATGGCGGCTACCATCAGCCAGGCGAGCCTCCTCCTGCAGAAGCAGCTGAAAG ATCTCGCGAAGCACCCCGTGGATGGGTTCTCGGCTGGGTTAGTCGAcgacagcaacgtcttcgagtgGCAGGTCACAATCATCGGCCCGCCTGACACCCTATA TGATGGAGGTTACTTTAATGCAATAATGAGCTTTCCACAGAATTATCCTAACAGTCCTCCAACTGTCAGATTTACCTCAGAAATGTGGCATCCAAATG TTTATCCGGATGGACGTGTATGCATTTCTATTCTTCATCCGCCTGGTGATGATCCCAATGGTTATGAGCTTGCGAGTGAGCGTTGGACACCAGTGCATACG GTTGAGAGCATAGTTCTGAGCATCATTTCGATGCTTTCTGGTCCAAATGATGAATCACCAGCAAATATTGAAGCAGCT AAGgaatggagagagaagagggatgaCTTCAAGAAAAAGGTTAGGCGCCTTGTAAGGAAATCACAAGAAATGCTCTGA
- the LOC4327383 gene encoding pentatricopeptide repeat-containing protein At5g42450, mitochondrial, which yields MPHRDVVSATAAIGALTRSGRHRDAVALFSGILGDGIVPNEFTFGTILQSASALRDLRVGAQLHACVAKLGLCSNVFVGSALVDHYAKMGSVREAQGALQDTREPNVVSYTALIAGFLKNGMSGDAARLFRCMPERNVISWNAMIGGSSKAGLNEEAVNLFLEMCREGVRPNESTFPCLLTSVANAGALGVGRSIHASAIKFLGKLDVFAGNSLVSFYARCGSLDDSVLAFKKIKNKNVVSWNALICGYAQNGRGEEALDAFRRMKATGLKLDRVTLLGLLFGCNHAGLVDEGYSLFRTAEMEQPGVLRPEHYACVVDLFSRAKRFDDAKRFLENLPFEPGIGFWKSLIGGCQIHWNRELAKSVAKHIHALDPKDTSSYILLSNVYSAAGSWQDVSMIRREIKEKGLKRITGCSWIEVQNQVHVFFNGDRRHPKSDDIYMMLESCLNSEEDEDCLV from the coding sequence ATGCCGCACCGGGACGTCGTCTCGGCCACGGCGGCCATTGGCGCGCTCACCCGCAGCGGCCGGCACCGGGACGCGGTCGCCCTCTTCTCCGGCATTCTTGGGGACGGCATCGTGCCCAACGAGTTCACCTTCGGCACCATCCTGCAGTCGGCGAGCGCGCTGCGCGACCTTCGCGTCGGTGCGCAGCTCCACGCCTGCGTCGCCAAGCTTGGCCTCTGTTCCAACGTCTTCGTCGGCAGCGCTCTCGTCGACCACTACGCCAAGATGGGCTCCGTGAGGGAAGCCCAGGGCGCGCTGCAGGACACCCGCGAGCCGAACGTCGTCTCTTACACCGCGCTCATTGCGGGGTTTCTGAAGAATGGGATGTCTGGGGATGCAGCCCGGCTGTTCCGGTGCATGCCGGAGAGGAATGTGATTTCTTGGAACGCCATGATCGGCGGATCCAGCAAGGCAGGACTCAACGAGGAGGCAGTCAATCTGTTCCTGGAGATGTGTCGGGAAGGCGTCAGGCCGAACGAGAGCACGTTTCCCTGCTTGCTCACATCCGTTGCCAATGCAGGGGCGCTCGGCGTTGGCAGAAGCATCCATGCTTCTGCTATCAAGTTCTTGGGTAAGCTTGATGTTTTTGCGGGCAATTCTCTTGTCAGCTTCTATGCTAGATGTGGCAGTTTGGATGACAGCGTCCTGGCGTTCAAAAAGATCAAGAACAAGAACGTGGTGTCCTGGAACGCGTTGATCTGCGGATATGCGCAAaatgggaggggggaggaggctTTGGATGCCTTCAGGAGGATGAAAGCTACAGGCTTGAAGCTGGATCGTGTTACTCTTCTTGGCTTGCTGTTTGGTTGCAACCATGCTGGTCTGGTTGATGAAGGTTACTCATTGTTCAGGACTGCCGAGATGGAGCAGCCGGGTGTATTGAGACCTGAGCACTATGCTTGTGTGGTTGATCTCTTCTCCAGGGCTAAGCGATTTGATGATGCCAAGCGGTTTCTTGAGAACCTTCCCTTCGAGCCAGGCATTGGATTCTGGAAGTCGTTGATAGGAGGGTGCCAGATTCACTGGAATAGGGAGCTGGCTAAGAGTGTCGCGAAGCATATTCATGCACTGGATCCTAAGGATACTTCTTCATACATCCTTCTATCTAATGTTTACTCTGCAGCAGGAAGCTGGCAGGATGTGTCAATGATCAGAAGGGAAATTAAAGAAAAGGGACTGAAGAGGATCACTGGTTGCAGTTGGATTGAGGTCCAGAACCAGGTTCATGTCTTCTTCAATGGAGACCGCAGACATCCAAAGAGTGATGATATTTACATGATGCTTGAATCTTGTCTGAATAGCGAGGAAGATGAGGACTGCCTTGTATGA
- the LOC4327386 gene encoding ubiquitin-conjugating enzyme E2 7 isoform X1, producing the protein MHASMNHLPHPCSCHASGVFSCIPANWRQNLEFVSNRGLSDGGYFNAIMSFPQNYPNSPPTVRFTSEMWHPNVYPDGRVCISILHPPGDDPNGYELASERWTPVHTVESIVLSIISMLSGPNDESPANIEAAKEWREKRDDFKKKVRRLVRKSQEML; encoded by the exons ATGCATGCTTCCATGAATCATCTGCCTCATCCGTGTTCATGCCATGCGAGTGGAGTTTTTTCGTGTATACCCGCGAATTGGAGGCAGAATCTTGAATTCGTTTCTAACCGTGGCTTGAG TGATGGAGGTTACTTTAATGCAATAATGAGCTTTCCACAGAATTATCCTAACAGTCCTCCAACTGTCAGATTTACCTCAGAAATGTGGCATCCAAATG TTTATCCGGATGGACGTGTATGCATTTCTATTCTTCATCCGCCTGGTGATGATCCCAATGGTTATGAGCTTGCGAGTGAGCGTTGGACACCAGTGCATACG GTTGAGAGCATAGTTCTGAGCATCATTTCGATGCTTTCTGGTCCAAATGATGAATCACCAGCAAATATTGAAGCAGCT AAGgaatggagagagaagagggatgaCTTCAAGAAAAAGGTTAGGCGCCTTGTAAGGAAATCACAAGAAATGCTCTGA
- the LOC4327382 gene encoding uncharacterized protein isoform X1 encodes MGKFRKLGRHAAHRVSMLRTMVSQLVKHERIETTVAKAKEVRRKADQMVQLGKEGTLDAARRASAFVRGDDVVHKLFTELAYRYKNRAGGYTRLLRTRIRVGDAAPMAYIDPSHSLSSSAGSLIGKMNFEKPNLQHHSHLNGLLLIPGPSLVLANSGRDLKSARALEKKAYENNIHVLSSLRLYSIFCTRL; translated from the exons ATGGGGAAGTTCCGCAAGCTCGGCCGCCACGCCGCCCACCGAGTATCCATGCTCAG GACGATGGTGTCGCAGCTCGTGAAGCACGAGCGAATCGAGACCACCGTCGCCAAG GCGAAGGAGGTGCGGCGCAAGGCGGATCAGATGGTGCAGCTCGGGAAAGAG GGCACATTGGATGCAGCAAGACGTGCTTCTGCTTTTGTTCGGGGAGATGATGTTGTTCATAAGCTATTTACAGAGCTAGCCTACCGTTACAA GAACCGAGCTGGTGGGTACACCAGACTATTGCGAACTAGGATACGAGTTGGTGATGCTGCACCGATGGCATACATTGA CCCAAGTCACTCGCTGTCTTCATCTGCAGGTTCGTTGATAGGGAAAATGAACTTCGAGAAGCCAAACCTGCAACACCACAGCCACCTCAACGGTCTCCTCTTGATCCCTGGGCCAAGTCTCGTGCTAGCCAACAGTGGGCGGGACCTAAAATCAGCGAGGGCTCTAGAAAAGAAGGCttatgaaaataatattcatgTGTTGAGTTCCTTGAGACTGTATTCAATTTTCTGTACTAGGCTATGA
- the LOC4327381 gene encoding protein SOSEKI 5 codes for MAVVVAGSRGKGEQQRLPWREAQQEARCPDMAPSRPPRPRPGPARAAVVYYLSRNGHLEHPHFMEVAVASPDGLYLRDVIDRLDALRGKGMARMYSWASKRSYRNGFVWHDLADDDYIYPVAGREYVLKGTERLHPIQLPLLDAAAASSCSSGSQETATSSPPGWENGTGEARQKKGAGINTSELCEYRVYKAEDPAAAAADAATQTEDGYRSSRGRHAQRAAAAAAQEELSREETSPPTASTSPETLEALIKADGRVMAAVTGGGRTRASSVLMQLISCGSVSVKSTLASPVMARTAAHYRPRPPRPPTLASTTTEIPNYRQKIVEDKEYFSGSLVETKRSSPADTSQDIAVLRRSSSYNADRVQKVEPSTEAVDMHDRCIPRRPRGKKDGGAYLISGGNGQYGSKRHGG; via the exons ATGGCAGTGGTGGTGGCTGGCAGCAGGGGGAAAGGGGAGCAGCAGCGGCTGCCGTGGCGAGAGGCGCAGCAGGAGGCGAGGTGCCCCGACATGGCGCCGTCGCGGCCGCCAAGGCCAAGGCCGGGGCCGGCGAGGGCCGCCGTCGTGTACTACCTCTCGAGGAACGGGCACCTCGAGCACCCGCATTTCATGGAGGTTGCCGTCGCCTCACCTGACGGGCTCTACCTCCGAG ATGTGATCGACCGGCTCGACGCGCTCAGAGGCAAGGGGATGGCGCGCATGTACTCGTGGGCGTCCAAAAG GAGCTACCGGAACGGGTTCGTGTGGCACGACCTGGCGGACGACGACTACATCTACCCGGTGGCTGGGCGAGAGTACGTGCTCAAGGGCACGGAGCGGCTGCACCCGATCCAGCTCCCGCTgctcgacgcggccgccgcgtcgtcctgcTCCTCGGGCTCGCAGGAGACGGCCACGTCCTCGCCGCCCGGGTGGGAGAACGGCACCGGCGAGGCGCGCCAAAAGAAGGGCGCGGGAATAAACACGTCGGAGCTTTGTGAGTACAGGGTGTACAAGGCCGAGgaccccgccgcggcggccgcggacgCCGCGACGCAGACCGAGGACGGTTACCGCAGCAGCCGCGGTAGACACGCCCagcgcgccgcggccgcggcggcgcaggaggagctGAGCAGAGAGGagacgtcgccgccgacggcgtcgacgagccCCGAGACGCTCGAGGCGCTGATCAAGGCGGACGGACGCGTCATGGCggccgtcaccggcggcgggaggaccaGGGCGTCGTCCGTGCTCATGCAGCTCATCTCGTGCGGGTCCGTCTCCGTCAAGAGCACGCTCGCCTCGCCGGTGATGGCTCGCACCGCCGCGCACTACCGTCCACGGCCACCGCGCCCACCTACACTCGCGTCGACCACCACCGAGATCCCGAACTACCGCCAAAAGATCGTCGAGGACAAGGAGTACTTCAGCGGTAGCCTCGTCGAGACGAagcgctcgtcgccggccgacaCGTCCCAAGACATTGCCGTTCTCCGGCGGTCATCCTCTTACAACGCCGACAG GGTGCAGAAGGTGGAGCCGTCGACGGAGGCCGTGGACATGCACGACAGATGCATCCCGCGGAGGCCCAGGGGCAAGAAGGACGGCGGCGCCTACCTCATCTCCGGCGGGAACGGGCAGTACGGGAGCAAAAGGCACGGGGGATGA
- the LOC4327384 gene encoding histone H2B.11, producing the protein MAPKAEKKPAEKKPVEEKAEKKPKAEKRVPGAKEGGGEKKGKKKAKKSVETYKIYIFKVLKQVHPDIGISSKAMSIMNSFINDIFEKLAQEAARLARYNKKPTITSREIQTSVRLVLPGELAKHAVSEGTKAVTKFTSS; encoded by the coding sequence ATGGCGCCCAAGGCGGAGAAGAAGCCCGCGGAGAAGAAGCCGGTGGAGGAGAAGGCGGAGAAGAAGCCCAAGGCCGAGAAGCGGGTGCCGGGCGccaaggagggcggcggcgagaagaaggggaagaagaaggccaAGAAGAGCGTCGAAACTTATAAGATCTACATTTTCAAGGTCCTCAAGCAGGTGCATCCCGATATCGGGATATCGTCCAAGGCCATGTCGATCATGAACTCGTTCATCAACGATATCTTCGAGAAGCTcgcccaggaggccgcccgTCTCGCCCGCTACAACAAGAAGCCGACCATCACCTCCCGCGAGATCCAGACCTCGGTGCGCCTCGTCCTCCCCGGCGAGCTCGCCAAGCACGCCGTCTCTGAGGGCACCAAGGCCGTCACCAAGTTCACGTCGTCTTAA
- the LOC9272517 gene encoding zinc finger protein ZAT8, which yields MTITREEAESKEMESLRVHASALLSLSSPAASASQPTSSSSTTEGVFECKTCSKRFPSFQALGGHRTSHTRLQAKLLSDPAAAAAAAAERDRARVHECAVCGVEFSMGQALGGHMRRHRGETGTTTVVLADADDSGGATVPQPPEPMPDLNYPPLEDAGDGSEPELLNLLV from the coding sequence ATGACAATCACGAGAGAAGAAGCGGAGAGCAAGGAGATGGAGAGCCTACGGGTGCACGCCAGCGCGCTGCTCTCGCTGTCGTCGCCTGCAGCGTCGGCGTCGcagccgacgtcgtcgtcgtcgacgacggagGGGGTGTTCGAGTGCAAGACGTGCAGCAAGCGGTTCCCGTCGTTCCAGGCGCTGGGCGGGCACCGGACGAGCCACACGCGGCTGCAGGCGAAGCTGCTGAGCgaccccgccgcggcggcggcggcggcggccgagagggACAGGGCACGCGTCCACGAGTGCGCCGTGTGCGGGGTCGAGTTCTCCATGGGGCAGGCGCTCGGCGGCCACATGCGCCGGCACAGGGGCGAGACGGGCACGACGACCGTCGTGCTCGCGGACGCCGACGACTCGGGCGGCGCCACCGTGCCGCAGCCGCCGGAGCCCATGCCGGACCTGAACTACCCGCCGCtggaggacgccggcgacggctcggAGCCTGAGTTACTTAACCTTCTTGTATAA